A single genomic interval of Stieleria maiorica harbors:
- a CDS encoding tetratricopeptide repeat protein, translating into MPVLLEGTAVVILNEALDRCLEGGASEFHTIAPNAMSFGDGEVTQASFMSHRDAELFRDKLVLMGLRDDEDSPDLVLVDAHNQTMHPTCDWLRLIEYKGNLIASHVTNDSDVVVAPESWDPDAGPTLQHMSAEEVRDRLEFVRREERVDVYRDRQTGQLLYSARLHETPQELFKKSADIVLGNMRHPGQPPPPSDVQQAIRGAIGQLQQLVTQQEDAWRVWFLLGKAWHAVDRIPRAIGALERALEVADQPQSIIYKELAGVLLVDGATERACEMGEKAVALAPDDVELLGNLGIAYLLDGRVEIAGKTLEHALAIHPDDSTNQYVMEKIKAVQAGRLSRPKTLAELEGRRPTTRPVKTAARKPGWLRGWLRRISTFR; encoded by the coding sequence ATGCCGGTGTTACTTGAAGGCACGGCAGTGGTGATTCTCAACGAGGCGTTGGATCGCTGCTTGGAAGGCGGCGCGTCGGAATTTCACACGATCGCCCCCAACGCGATGTCCTTTGGCGACGGCGAGGTGACGCAAGCGAGTTTTATGTCGCATCGCGATGCCGAGTTGTTTCGCGACAAGTTGGTATTGATGGGACTTCGCGATGACGAAGATTCGCCGGATCTGGTGTTGGTCGACGCCCACAATCAAACGATGCACCCGACATGCGATTGGTTGCGGTTGATCGAGTACAAGGGAAACTTGATCGCCAGCCATGTCACCAACGACTCGGATGTCGTGGTGGCGCCGGAATCCTGGGATCCCGATGCCGGACCGACGCTTCAGCACATGTCGGCCGAAGAGGTGCGCGATCGGCTGGAGTTTGTTCGCCGCGAAGAGCGGGTGGACGTTTATCGCGACCGACAGACAGGGCAACTGCTTTACAGCGCCCGCCTGCACGAGACGCCTCAGGAGCTGTTCAAGAAGTCCGCCGATATTGTGCTGGGCAACATGCGCCATCCGGGACAGCCGCCGCCGCCGAGCGATGTGCAGCAAGCGATTCGTGGGGCGATCGGTCAGCTTCAACAACTGGTCACTCAGCAGGAGGATGCCTGGCGGGTCTGGTTTCTGCTCGGCAAGGCCTGGCACGCCGTGGACCGCATTCCCCGAGCGATCGGCGCGCTCGAGCGGGCGTTGGAAGTAGCCGATCAACCGCAGTCGATCATCTACAAAGAGCTGGCCGGCGTGTTGTTGGTCGACGGGGCGACCGAGCGGGCGTGCGAGATGGGGGAAAAGGCGGTCGCGTTGGCCCCCGATGATGTCGAGTTACTGGGGAATCTTGGGATCGCGTACTTGTTGGATGGTCGCGTTGAAATCGCCGGCAAGACGCTCGAGCACGCCTTGGCGATCCATCCGGATGATTCGACGAATCAATATGTGATGGAAAAGATCAAAGCGGTCCAAGCGGGGCGGTTGTCACGGCCGAAGACGCTGGCCGAGTTGGAAGGCCGCCGACCGACGACGCGTCCTGTCAAAACGGCCGCACGAAAACCGGGCTGGTTGCGTGGCTGGCTGCGACGAATTTCGACGTTCCGATAA
- a CDS encoding tRNA (cytidine(34)-2'-O)-methyltransferase: MPEPSMPDPDRRRKPDGPVAHVVLYQPEIPQNTGNIGRTCVAVGAKLWIVRPASFDFSDKRVRRAGLDYWKHLELQAVDRWEEVTDELPPPRMFFFSRFATRSIWDVTFRHGDSFVFGRESTGLPREIVGPDDPHALRIPTTGNVRSLNLATTVGIVLFEQQRQLAHGPQQT; encoded by the coding sequence ATGCCTGAGCCGTCGATGCCCGATCCCGACCGCCGGCGCAAGCCGGACGGTCCCGTCGCACACGTGGTGCTGTATCAACCGGAGATCCCTCAAAACACCGGCAACATCGGTCGGACCTGTGTCGCGGTAGGTGCCAAGCTGTGGATCGTGCGGCCGGCCAGTTTCGACTTTAGCGACAAACGGGTCCGCCGCGCGGGGCTGGACTACTGGAAGCACCTCGAGTTGCAAGCCGTCGACCGATGGGAAGAGGTCACCGATGAATTGCCGCCACCGCGGATGTTTTTCTTTTCCCGGTTCGCGACGCGATCGATTTGGGATGTGACGTTTCGCCACGGGGACAGTTTCGTCTTCGGACGCGAATCGACCGGCTTGCCCCGCGAGATCGTCGGCCCGGACGACCCCCACGCGCTGCGGATCCCGACGACCGGCAATGTTCGCAGCTTGAACTTGGCCACCACGGTCGGGATCGTGCTGTTCGAACAGCAGCGACAATTGGCGCACGGGCCTCAGCAAACTTGA
- a CDS encoding HD domain-containing protein — MLDTAVHVVNAPPELDLLYRAGADSGSLVRIPPSDSVPLSPRVRRVLDTAALRRLAGISQLGMVSLVYPGAMHTRLEHTLGVYQNALRFLARFLGDPVASGWLDQRHCDALILAALVHDLGHWPFCHPIEDMQLESVARHEHRVGQIIRTGELARCIDDDWNCDAADVDRLLIPPQGDEASDRDFDDGFRFLASCLSGPIDIDKLDYLQRDSLHCGVDYGRNFDAGRLISSLVVDPATRRLAVGEKGRTAAEMMVFARYIMFSEVYWHHAVRSATAMLQRSVFLLHNRLDLNATFKLADAEWISLLRRTGQGSLAEPMVEGLFGARRQLFKRVAEFSVLSGAEIHQRLARRPHGWLVALCQRVAEQLSRQSGVAVAPADVLIDAPPVKLEVDINTAVLFADGRTSTLGEVSPVAAVLARQQFDNVVKRVRVFVRPDLRDPLRTTYPTSDHWSELLIQCVNQTESEGV, encoded by the coding sequence ATGCTTGACACCGCCGTGCACGTCGTGAACGCTCCACCCGAACTTGATCTGCTGTATCGCGCCGGTGCCGACTCCGGATCACTGGTCCGAATCCCGCCTTCGGACAGCGTCCCGTTGTCTCCACGCGTGCGAAGAGTTTTGGACACCGCCGCACTGCGTCGATTGGCAGGCATCAGCCAGCTGGGCATGGTCTCGCTGGTCTACCCCGGCGCGATGCACACGCGGTTGGAACACACCTTGGGCGTCTACCAGAACGCGTTGCGTTTCCTGGCCCGATTTCTTGGGGATCCGGTCGCCTCGGGTTGGCTGGACCAGCGGCACTGCGACGCGTTGATTCTGGCAGCGCTGGTCCACGATCTGGGGCACTGGCCGTTTTGCCATCCGATCGAAGACATGCAATTGGAATCGGTCGCTCGGCACGAACACCGTGTCGGACAAATAATCCGCACGGGCGAGTTGGCCCGTTGTATCGACGACGACTGGAACTGCGATGCCGCCGACGTCGATCGGTTGCTGATTCCGCCGCAGGGTGATGAAGCATCGGATCGCGACTTCGACGACGGATTCCGTTTCCTGGCCAGTTGCTTGAGCGGTCCGATTGATATCGACAAACTCGATTACCTGCAACGCGACAGTTTGCATTGTGGCGTGGACTACGGCCGCAACTTCGATGCCGGGCGGCTGATCTCCTCGCTGGTCGTCGATCCGGCGACCCGGCGATTGGCGGTCGGCGAAAAAGGACGCACCGCAGCCGAAATGATGGTCTTTGCGCGGTACATCATGTTCAGCGAGGTGTACTGGCATCACGCCGTCCGTTCGGCGACCGCGATGTTGCAGCGGAGTGTGTTTCTGCTGCACAACCGGCTGGATCTGAACGCCACCTTCAAGCTGGCCGATGCCGAGTGGATTTCGCTGCTGCGACGGACCGGCCAAGGCAGTTTGGCCGAACCGATGGTTGAAGGCCTTTTCGGTGCCCGTCGTCAGCTCTTTAAACGCGTCGCCGAATTCAGCGTGCTCTCGGGAGCCGAGATCCATCAACGATTGGCGCGTCGCCCCCACGGCTGGCTGGTCGCGTTGTGCCAGCGTGTGGCGGAACAACTGAGCCGCCAAAGCGGTGTGGCGGTCGCACCGGCCGATGTGCTGATCGATGCTCCGCCGGTCAAATTGGAAGTCGACATCAACACGGCGGTGTTGTTTGCCGACGGCCGCACGTCGACCTTGGGTGAAGTCTCACCGGTCGCCGCCGTCCTCGCCCGCCAACAATTTGACAACGTCGTCAAACGCGTTCGCGTGTTCGTCCGACCCGATCTGCGCGACCCGTTGCGAACCACCTATCCGACGTCGGACCACTGGTCCGAGTTATTGATTCAGTGCGTCAACCAAACCGAAAGTGAAGGGGTATGA
- a CDS encoding sigma-54-dependent transcriptional regulator, with the protein MTDSGAPDQPDSRGQTTRRATVLVVDDEPSICWAFERMLTEQGHTVITASSAEEGLQLAAARRPDLVLLDVRLPKEDGISALPKFIETSGGSPVIVMTAFGDLETAVAAVHRGASEYLVKPFHLDDARRVCQVALSTSRQSSAPVAVVRKDQGDNRLVGSSPAMQQAFRQIALVAASDLSVLITGETGTGKELVGAAIHRHSHRSKQVYLPIAPVALNEDLVESELFGHVKGAFTGADADRSGLFDRAEGGTVFLDEIGDLPMSVQVKLLRVLDQGEYLRVGDVRPRRCNVRVLAATNRDLHEAMRQGQFREDLYYRLSGLHIHLPPLRERLEDLAVLCRHFLLRLGNESAAESLSEELIDALSERPWHGNVRELSNAVEHAAVVARGRSLTIDDFPPAQLGRDSGAVQSPEASLPDAVAAWCKPRLDADAAENPTMTLHADLVAAVEPTLLRLTLRATAGSRAAAAERLGIHRGTLREKLRHYGINDVDASGGK; encoded by the coding sequence ATGACTGACAGTGGTGCACCGGACCAGCCCGATTCCCGGGGGCAAACGACCCGCCGAGCGACCGTCTTGGTCGTCGATGATGAACCATCGATCTGTTGGGCGTTTGAGCGGATGCTCACCGAGCAAGGGCACACGGTGATCACGGCGTCCTCGGCCGAAGAAGGCCTGCAGTTGGCCGCGGCACGACGCCCGGACCTTGTTCTGCTGGACGTGCGATTGCCCAAGGAGGATGGGATTTCAGCGCTGCCGAAGTTCATCGAAACCAGCGGGGGCAGTCCGGTCATCGTGATGACGGCGTTCGGGGATTTGGAAACCGCCGTTGCGGCGGTCCACCGTGGTGCAAGTGAGTACCTGGTCAAACCCTTTCACTTGGATGATGCCCGACGCGTCTGCCAGGTCGCCCTTTCGACGTCTCGGCAATCGTCCGCCCCCGTCGCGGTGGTGCGTAAGGACCAGGGAGACAACCGATTGGTCGGCAGCTCGCCGGCGATGCAACAAGCGTTTCGTCAGATCGCGTTGGTGGCCGCGAGCGATTTGTCGGTGTTGATCACCGGCGAGACCGGGACGGGGAAGGAGTTGGTCGGGGCCGCCATCCATCGTCACAGCCATCGGTCCAAACAAGTTTACCTGCCGATCGCGCCGGTCGCTCTGAACGAAGACCTGGTCGAAAGCGAGTTGTTCGGTCATGTCAAAGGCGCCTTCACAGGTGCCGATGCCGATCGGTCGGGACTGTTCGATCGAGCCGAAGGCGGCACGGTGTTCTTGGATGAAATCGGCGATCTGCCGATGAGCGTGCAAGTCAAACTGCTGCGTGTTTTGGATCAAGGGGAGTACCTGCGGGTCGGCGACGTGCGGCCACGACGGTGCAACGTGCGTGTGCTGGCCGCGACCAACCGTGACCTTCACGAAGCGATGCGACAGGGACAGTTTCGCGAGGACCTTTACTATCGCCTGAGCGGCCTGCACATCCACCTGCCGCCCTTGCGTGAACGCTTGGAAGACCTCGCGGTGCTGTGTCGGCATTTCTTGCTGCGTCTGGGCAACGAATCCGCGGCGGAATCGCTTTCCGAGGAATTGATCGACGCGCTTTCCGAGCGACCGTGGCATGGCAACGTCCGCGAACTGAGCAACGCTGTGGAACATGCGGCGGTTGTCGCCCGGGGCCGGTCACTGACGATCGACGACTTTCCGCCGGCACAACTCGGTCGCGACTCTGGCGCCGTGCAGTCGCCCGAAGCTTCGTTGCCCGATGCGGTGGCAGCCTGGTGCAAACCGCGGCTGGACGCCGACGCAGCCGAAAACCCCACAATGACCTTACATGCGGATCTGGTCGCGGCGGTCGAACCGACGCTGCTGCGGTTGACGCTCCGGGCGACCGCGGGCAGTCGTGCGGCGGCCGCAGAGCGATTGGGGATCCATCGCGGCACGCTCCGAGAGAAGCTGCGTCACTACGGGATCAACGACGTCGATGCGTCAGGCGGAAAGTGA
- a CDS encoding Hpt domain-containing protein, translating into MPKFDARIPLRFRLALLVTGLLAGTVLLADWIGLAPDARRQLMRGRVALCESLAACGTAMVAGGDAAGFESAVAALVDRNPSLRSVRLTDADGNTTFQTNGHERHWSARPEDHDWSITVPIFRFGQPWGSLQLAFTETETELGMASYGVWGLLAFLIPICLIQYALLIELILPPPKSPAENQPVSSDHDDTVRMQPQDTTVVVSAAESASIAATALCDGDSATTPPGHADGLPPIHTTLPIDDEEMRGIVVNFVDRLDGRLDGMQDALRQADFRTLRSEAHWLKGSGGTVGFSDFTDPARELENAAKDEDSRLALDILQQIRSIRSRIVSPVATDDAAVDQTPIECTLPLDDEDYLEIVVDFIQQLDVRLMGMLSMVQTKAFEELENEAHWLKGSGGTVGFPALTDAALKLMNAARSQDVHQCQESLRVVLEIRQRLVVPQPIGGTASPDDG; encoded by the coding sequence ATGCCGAAATTCGACGCACGCATCCCTCTCCGATTTCGCTTGGCGCTGCTGGTGACCGGTCTGCTGGCGGGAACGGTGTTGCTTGCTGACTGGATCGGCCTGGCACCGGACGCCCGTCGGCAACTGATGCGGGGGCGCGTTGCGCTGTGCGAATCGTTGGCCGCCTGCGGCACCGCGATGGTTGCCGGCGGCGATGCGGCGGGCTTTGAATCGGCGGTGGCCGCGCTTGTCGACCGCAACCCCAGCCTGCGATCGGTTCGATTGACCGACGCGGACGGCAACACCACCTTCCAAACCAACGGACACGAGCGGCATTGGTCGGCACGTCCGGAAGATCATGACTGGAGCATCACCGTTCCGATCTTTCGGTTCGGCCAGCCTTGGGGAAGCCTGCAGTTGGCGTTCACCGAAACGGAAACCGAATTGGGGATGGCGAGTTACGGCGTCTGGGGACTGCTCGCGTTTCTGATCCCGATCTGTCTGATCCAATACGCTTTGTTGATCGAGCTGATTCTGCCGCCTCCGAAGTCCCCGGCGGAGAACCAACCGGTGTCCTCGGACCACGACGACACGGTTCGAATGCAACCACAAGACACGACCGTCGTGGTCAGCGCCGCGGAATCTGCGTCGATCGCCGCCACGGCTCTCTGCGACGGCGATTCCGCGACGACGCCGCCCGGCCATGCGGATGGTTTGCCCCCGATCCACACGACATTGCCGATCGATGACGAAGAAATGCGGGGCATCGTCGTGAACTTCGTCGATCGATTGGACGGCCGGCTGGATGGCATGCAAGACGCACTTCGCCAAGCCGACTTTCGAACCCTACGTAGCGAAGCCCATTGGCTGAAGGGTTCCGGGGGAACGGTCGGGTTCAGCGATTTCACCGATCCGGCTCGGGAACTTGAAAACGCAGCCAAAGACGAAGACAGCCGATTGGCGCTCGACATCCTGCAACAGATCCGCTCCATCCGATCACGAATCGTCTCGCCGGTCGCTACCGATGATGCGGCGGTCGACCAGACGCCGATCGAGTGCACGCTTCCCTTGGACGACGAAGACTATCTGGAGATCGTCGTCGATTTCATCCAGCAGTTGGATGTGCGTTTGATGGGCATGTTGTCCATGGTGCAAACCAAGGCCTTTGAAGAATTGGAAAACGAAGCCCATTGGCTCAAAGGCTCCGGGGGCACGGTCGGATTCCCGGCCCTGACCGACGCGGCGCTCAAGTTGATGAACGCGGCACGAAGTCAGGATGTCCACCAGTGCCAGGAATCACTTCGCGTGGTTCTGGAAATTCGTCAGCGTCTGGTCGTCCCCCAACCGATCGGAGGCACCGCGTCGCCTGATGACGGCTGA
- the nagB gene encoding glucosamine-6-phosphate deaminase encodes MIQNVQIEGIETIVQADAEQASRTVAQLIADQIGRKGDSVLGLATGGTPVQAYRQLIEMNRRGEVDFSAVTSFNLDEYIGLDGAHPQSFRAFMNEHLFDHVNIDRARTFVPDGCADDVAAHCAKYESMIDAAGGIDLQLLGLGHNGHIAFNEPGSPRDSRTRQVDLTPQTIQQNARFFDSIDEVPCHAITMGIATILAARRIVMLATGKGKAEAVARMLQGPIGEDHPASLLRRHDHVTVVLDNAAAGALHLE; translated from the coding sequence ATGATTCAGAACGTCCAAATCGAGGGAATCGAAACCATCGTCCAGGCCGACGCGGAACAAGCGTCACGCACCGTCGCCCAGTTGATCGCCGACCAAATCGGTCGCAAGGGTGACAGTGTGCTCGGGCTGGCCACCGGAGGCACACCGGTCCAGGCGTATCGTCAGCTGATCGAAATGAACCGACGCGGCGAAGTGGATTTCAGTGCCGTGACTTCGTTCAACCTGGACGAATACATCGGCCTGGACGGCGCCCATCCGCAAAGCTTTCGCGCGTTCATGAACGAACACTTGTTTGATCACGTCAACATCGACCGAGCGCGGACCTTTGTCCCCGACGGATGTGCCGACGATGTGGCGGCGCACTGCGCGAAATACGAGTCGATGATCGACGCCGCCGGCGGAATCGATCTGCAATTGCTGGGGCTCGGGCACAACGGACACATCGCGTTCAACGAGCCCGGGTCGCCGCGTGACAGCCGCACCCGTCAGGTCGATTTGACACCGCAGACGATCCAGCAAAACGCCCGATTTTTTGACTCGATCGACGAGGTGCCTTGCCACGCGATCACAATGGGGATTGCCACGATCTTGGCGGCGCGACGGATCGTGATGCTGGCGACCGGCAAGGGAAAAGCCGAGGCGGTCGCACGCATGCTGCAGGGGCCGATCGGCGAAGACCATCCCGCATCGTTGCTCCGACGTCACGATCACGTGACGGTCGTCTTGGACAACGCCGCCGCCGGGGCGCTGCATTTGGAGTGA
- a CDS encoding sensor histidine kinase: MPTNHSLTTRILTPLVISAALAAMVVAWTSWTLGRRWALEEMSDRYHWIEAAITPSTFPLTPAVLQSLSQLTGTQWITVDPSGAIVSSTLPLAPTAELPGALTGRSGITRSSGDADPAPMDVVLDSTEFFAFAFDRPIAGAGDGRTSSVVVLFAKRNVDAVARRAAALPLLTGLSTIAVVTALMFFLTSRLIGRLKRLETQVDRIAGGEFESELSDVGHDEVGRLAGAISTMAGQLSELWDRVNRQQSAKLLHQISGGMAHQLRNTLTGAKMAMELHQGSLDPEPPEEVRVALRQLEIAEEYVSRLLALGRGQASTERPQRVGECLEDVRSTHQPIANHLRVELTWSIDPVLQSRWIKDGASFSAAVSNLVLNAMQAGSMQAGSQVDVTARTMHSDQAVVSVVDNGPGIDDSVSGSLFDPFVTSKPEGLGLGLPLVKRTAEMLGGSVRWHRDSDRTTFELTVNVSQENPQHD, encoded by the coding sequence GTGCCCACGAACCATTCACTGACCACCCGAATTCTGACGCCGCTGGTGATTTCAGCGGCGCTTGCCGCGATGGTGGTGGCGTGGACGTCGTGGACACTCGGCCGCCGCTGGGCGCTCGAGGAAATGTCCGATCGTTATCACTGGATCGAAGCCGCGATCACGCCGTCCACATTTCCGCTGACCCCCGCCGTCTTGCAGTCGCTTTCACAGTTGACCGGAACGCAGTGGATCACGGTCGATCCGAGCGGGGCGATCGTGTCGTCGACGCTCCCGCTGGCCCCGACCGCCGAGTTGCCCGGAGCATTGACCGGCCGGTCCGGCATCACGCGGTCCTCCGGTGATGCGGATCCGGCGCCGATGGATGTCGTGCTCGATTCGACCGAGTTCTTTGCCTTTGCGTTCGATCGGCCGATCGCGGGGGCCGGAGACGGCAGAACGTCGTCGGTGGTGGTGTTGTTTGCCAAGCGAAACGTCGATGCGGTCGCCCGACGGGCCGCCGCGCTGCCGCTGTTGACCGGATTGTCGACCATCGCCGTCGTCACCGCCCTGATGTTTTTCCTGACGTCGCGCTTGATCGGCCGACTCAAACGCCTTGAAACACAGGTCGACCGCATCGCCGGCGGTGAGTTCGAATCTGAACTCTCCGACGTCGGTCACGATGAAGTGGGACGCTTGGCCGGCGCGATCAGCACGATGGCAGGCCAACTCAGTGAACTGTGGGACCGTGTCAATCGCCAGCAGAGCGCCAAACTGTTGCACCAAATCTCCGGTGGCATGGCCCACCAATTGCGCAACACGCTGACCGGGGCAAAAATGGCGATGGAATTGCATCAGGGAAGTCTGGACCCCGAGCCACCCGAAGAGGTGCGCGTGGCGCTGCGGCAATTGGAAATCGCCGAGGAATACGTCAGCCGGTTGCTCGCCCTCGGTCGCGGCCAAGCATCGACCGAGCGACCGCAACGCGTCGGCGAGTGTTTGGAGGACGTGCGTTCGACGCACCAACCGATTGCCAATCATCTGCGTGTTGAATTAACTTGGTCGATCGATCCTGTGTTGCAATCACGATGGATCAAGGACGGGGCGTCGTTTTCCGCCGCAGTTTCCAATCTGGTGCTTAACGCGATGCAAGCCGGATCGATGCAGGCCGGCTCCCAGGTTGATGTCACCGCGCGGACCATGCATTCGGATCAAGCCGTCGTGTCGGTCGTCGACAATGGGCCGGGTATCGACGATTCGGTCAGCGGATCATTGTTCGATCCCTTTGTCACTTCCAAACCCGAAGGCTTGGGGCTGGGGTTGCCGCTGGTCAAACGGACTGCCGAAATGTTAGGCGGTTCGGTTCGCTGGCATCGCGATTCGGACAGGACGACGTTTGAATTGACCGTGAACGTATCACAGGAGAACCCGCAGCATGACTGA